ctactgagcctgcgctctagagcccgtgaacaacaactactgagcccacgtgccacagctactgaagcccatgctcctagagcccatgctctgcagtgaagactagcccccgctctctgcaactagagaaagcccacgtgcagcaacgaaggcccaacgctgccaaaaataaataaaaatttttttaattaaaaaaattaaaatgtacctGAAGTCGGGCATTCATAAGCATGAATTCCTGCTGGCTTTTCATGTTCTCATTCatagattttgaaaatataaacccCATCTTGACCTAAAATGTaaaaaagcaaagtttaaaacaatatattctaCATGCATCCTCATATGCTCTGTTTTCAGGCTACCATGAGCTTAAgacaaagtaaaaaaagaaaattttctgacCTGGGAACACAGTATGGACAATAGTCTTTGCTCCTAACTAGCTGTCTGATCTTGGACAAACTTAACCAGTCTGGCCATCATTTACTTACATAAGAACAGCTGATTGAACTGGATGATTTCCAAAATCTTTTCCTGCTCTATAGCTTCatgtttcctgatttttctttccactGTGTATCTTGAAGAACTGagcacttaaaaacaaacaaacaaaaaagaaaaacgcTCTCATTTTTAGGAGGGGCAGAGTGAATACCATCCACCCTCTTACCTTCTGTACAGCTGGATGACAGAACCTTTGCTTCTGAGGAGGAGTGATTTAGAAGATGCACTGTACAACTTGAAGACCGATTTCTCTGTGCTCCTTGCATTTGTATTTTAGGACGTTTTAGGTATCTCAAGGTTACTATATCAATACTCTTCCTATAATCCCTACCCCTCTCCTACCCACTTGCTCTTTCCATCCACCCACTGCTAACATCCCTTGGCCATCCTCCTCTAgcctcacttttttcttcttaagctaCTACTGAAGTTCTCAAAAGGGGGAAAACCTAAGGATACTTAAATGTTCTgggaaacacaaattttaaatgaatacatggTATCGTCTATCTTATTTATCTTACTTAAGAAGTTCTTAAGTGGGCTGGCAATTCTAGATGGTCCAGAACTCCAATTTCTGTTCTTAAGTCAACTGGGTAGGTACAGAAGACCTCAGTTAGTTGTTGATTCTACCTTCAGAAGACTGCAGAACTCAGGGAAGTTACGACTACTCTACCCGCTTCAGCGATGTTGCTGATTCTCTTTGGTAGGCTGTTGAGCACTTTGTGAACATCAGGTCAGAGTGGCCATTCCTAATGCTTTCTGCCCAGAATTCACAATATTCTGTGGGAAGCCCATACAGAGTTCCTATTTTCCATAGCCTCAGCAGAAAATCTTGGGTTCTAGCTAACTGGTGAGAAGATGATGGGAGAGGGAGGATATTTCATGCCAGACGCAATGGGTTATCCCTGCTAATGGGGCTCCAAGTAAGTGTATACTACAAGCCAGACTTCACTGGCTTCCCTGTATTTTGGCCAGAGATGCACCCTGGATTTATAGGGGTCTCCGAGCCAGAGTCAGCTTCAATGCTAGGCACAGGAGGCTGAgccagaggaggagaggcagagtcCTGAACAGGCCTGGGAGGTCATGAGATTtccctacccaccccacccctcagccGCTGCCCTCCTCCATCCTGTGAGTGACCAGAGGCAGAGTCACCCAGTAAGGGTGGGCAGATCTAGCAGAAGTTCTCTGCTGTCTCCAGATTTGACAGCCCCAAGTCCATTGTCTCCAACAGCAGAGCAGAACTTGCCTGAAGGCAGAAGCAATATATTATCCATTTTGGCAGTCACCAAGGTGTCTCTTTCCCACAAATGAGCAGAAAGCATGAATGACACAAGAGAAAGTGTAGCTCAGGCAGTTGccattccttatttttcttttgcgtGTAGGAGTAGATCATTGAATTTTTACATATGCAGcaaacatttataaagaaaacagcTGTCCTCTAAtcccattcacacacacacacacacacacacaccccctgtATGTCAGAGTTATGTCCCTTAGAGTGCTCCTATTTATAAGGGGGTGGACTCTTCCCTGAAGCGGAGTGACAATCCTCATGTCAGTCATCCAGGGAAGAGAAACTATGTGGAAAGTTAGGACTTAGGCTTCCCTTTTTCTTGTCCTTGCTCTCTTGGGTCTGGATTGTAGTTTCGATGTATCAGGGGATATTCCCACGGGTTAAGGGTAGAAGCCAAGCAGGAAGAAGAGCTTTCCCTTGGTTCCCAAAGGAGACCACACCTGAAAATGAGTGCACCACACCTTGTGAACTGTGCCCTGGAATTCGGTATTTTCaaccttcttctccttcttttcccaCCCTAAGAAAGCCATTTTCCAAAGTCTGGGAGGTTCCTTAGGGTATCCACAATACTCTCAGCTTTCACTCTCCCACTCACAAAATATATATCAGAAAATAAACAGGAGTGACCTTGCAATAGGAGTAACTTTGAATTCACCAAATTGTATAAGGTGAGTCTTTCAAAAATGCTAACACTTTGTCATTGGTGACAAACGCCTTGCTACTTAAAACTTTGACACCAGCGTGTGTCAGAGGGCTAAGAATGCTGATTTGGGTCCTTTCTGCCTTCGGTTTTCCTTCAGTTACTCCTGAGACCTTAGAAAGGACTCTTTAATGCTCCAACCCTGCCTCAACTGTGCTACAGATTACAACAGGCATGGGTATTTCTGAGGAAGAAGTGTTGGGACCACAAGTCCCAGGCAGCCCTTCTCAGGTTGCATCTAGGAGCCaggatttgattttactttaaaaagaaaaaaaaaggataattccATGACCCATAACCTCTGTCATCCAAGTTTCTGCGCTGACTCATTTCCTGATCGAATGACACATTAACTACCTACATTTCTGACTGGTTGCATGATTACAATCATTTTCAATAAGTCTTTGGGTTCCATTCCAACTAGCCCATTTCCCCTGCAAATTCCAGCCGAGAACTCACAGCTTCAGGTAGGTTTTCTGTAATTTATAACTCCACCCGCTCATCCTGGACCCAATCACAGTAACTTGGGAATTCCTGCAGTGGTATGCTGATTTCCGTTGATAACGCTCTGCCTACTTCCTCCAACTTAATTACAATGGTATGGGAGAGGTCTGGAGTCTTTAGCACTAGAAGCGGTTCCTCCGAAACGAGGTTGGCGATACTAGGAGCGGGAGAGCCAAGGGCACTCACGAGGAGAGGGCCCCCAGCGCGGCCCGGCAAGCCCAAGGCCCTGAGCTCGTCGCCGGCAGACGCAGACGCAGCCCCGCGGACCCGCCCTCCCCAGCAGCCTGCGGCCGGCCTGGCACGCACGGCCGGCGTTCACTCACTGGGCAGTgggcagtggaagtgcggagacACTGATCAAAGCAGAGGCCTCCAGGCCGGAGTCCGAGACCGCCTCACGGACCGGGTCTCGCCCCGCAGAGCTTTGGGATTGGCTGGCCATGGCAGGGATTCCGAGCCTCAGCCTATCAGCGCAGCTCTCGTCTTCCTTAAAGGGCCCTCTTGCCTGACCGAGGAGGCCTGGTGTTTTCTTTCCCGCCTGGCGCCTGAAAGGGGCGGGTTAAAAAGGCAAATTCAAAATCCAGCGACTCAAATTTTGAGGGGAGGCAGAAGCAGCATAATGGAATCTCACTTAAAGTCCTCAGTGAGGTTTGTCAGTTACCCACGAGGAGCCTGAGCAATCCATGCTCCCTCGCAGAGCTAAAACCTCCATAGAGCTTAATGAGCCATCTCACAGTTGTTCACATACGATGTCAACCACCACTTGTAGGCTCTGTTTCTAGAAGAGAATGTGTCTCGTGAGCGGTTGTCACTTAAGCATAATCCACAGTTATAAACATTTGTAAGGGCTTTTCTTCTTATAGAATAGGTTTATGTTGAGCGtggactttttttccccatttaaatcTCAGCACAGACAtagtttatttaa
The Phocoena sinus isolate mPhoSin1 chromosome 6, mPhoSin1.pri, whole genome shotgun sequence DNA segment above includes these coding regions:
- the PLGRKT gene encoding plasminogen receptor (KT) isoform X3 codes for the protein MNSGRQAGKKTPGLLGQARGPFKEDESCADRLRLGIPAMASQSQSSAGRDPVREAVSDSGLEASALISVSALPLPTAQQVLLCCWRQWTWGCQIWRQQRTSARSAHPYWVTLPLVTHRMEEGSG